The Candidatus Polarisedimenticolia bacterium genome window below encodes:
- a CDS encoding GAF domain-containing SpoIIE family protein phosphatase yields the protein MGQEKVRSSPTAEAMERILSVTRELARPLDLNTTLSHVIDAARAVLDADRGSVFLYDPKTHELTTTVATGVTALRFPANRGIIGECAERRAVINVPDCYNDPRFNREADQKTGYRTRCLLTVPLIGYDNSLVGVMQVLNKREGVFSEEDESIATALAAQCAVAIQRTQMLMELVENEKLKQELSVARDIQARVLPKAVPRLAGYDLAGWSRPANETGGDIFDIIAMDGNRLMLLLGDATGHGVGPALSVTQVRAMLRMAVRLGSDLDSAFRHINDQLVDDLPDNRFVTAFLGLLDTEKHRVIYHAGGQGPLLHFHAQSGTCEWMEASTVPMGFMAGLPLPEARSHDLGPGDILGLITDGIFEYENPQEEAFGKERVARLVQEHQGDPMARLLERIVAEVERFCGPVPQADDMTMLLVRRLPR from the coding sequence ATGGGGCAGGAGAAGGTTCGCTCGTCCCCCACCGCAGAGGCGATGGAGCGCATCCTGTCCGTAACCCGCGAGCTGGCCCGGCCCCTCGATCTCAATACCACCCTGAGCCATGTCATCGACGCGGCGCGGGCCGTCCTCGACGCCGATCGCGGATCGGTGTTTCTCTACGACCCCAAGACCCACGAGCTGACCACGACGGTGGCCACCGGCGTGACGGCGCTGCGCTTCCCGGCCAACCGCGGCATCATCGGCGAGTGCGCCGAGCGCCGCGCCGTGATCAACGTCCCCGACTGCTATAACGACCCGCGCTTCAACCGCGAGGCGGACCAGAAGACCGGCTACCGCACCCGCTGCCTGCTCACCGTCCCGCTGATCGGCTACGACAACTCGCTGGTTGGGGTGATGCAGGTGCTCAACAAGCGCGAGGGGGTTTTCTCGGAGGAAGACGAGTCGATCGCCACGGCTCTCGCCGCGCAGTGCGCCGTGGCCATCCAGCGGACGCAGATGCTGATGGAGCTGGTGGAGAACGAGAAGCTGAAGCAGGAGCTCTCGGTGGCGCGGGACATCCAGGCGCGGGTGCTACCCAAGGCGGTGCCGCGTCTGGCCGGCTACGATCTGGCGGGCTGGAGCCGGCCCGCCAACGAGACCGGCGGCGACATCTTCGACATCATCGCCATGGACGGGAACCGTCTCATGCTGCTGCTCGGGGACGCCACCGGGCACGGCGTGGGCCCCGCTCTCAGCGTCACCCAGGTGCGGGCCATGCTGCGCATGGCGGTGCGCCTGGGGAGCGACCTCGACTCGGCCTTCCGGCACATCAACGATCAGCTGGTGGACGATCTCCCCGACAACCGCTTCGTGACCGCCTTCCTGGGGCTGCTCGACACCGAGAAGCACCGGGTGATCTACCACGCCGGAGGCCAGGGACCCTTGCTGCACTTTCACGCGCAGTCGGGAACCTGCGAGTGGATGGAGGCCTCCACCGTCCCGATGGGGTTCATGGCGGGCCTGCCGCTCCCGGAGGCCCGATCGCACGACCTGGGCCCGGGGGACATCCTGGGACTGATCACCGACGGGATCTTCGAATACGAGAACCCGCAGGAGGAAGCCTTCGGGAAGGAGCGCGTCGCCCGCCTCGTCCAGGAGCATCAGGGGGATCCGATGGCGCGGCTTCTGGAGCGCATCGTGGCCGAGGTAGAGCGCTTCTGCGGGCCGGTTCCGCAGGCCGACGACATGACGATGCTCCTGGTCCGCCGCCTGCCGCGTTAG
- the arfB gene encoding alternative ribosome rescue aminoacyl-tRNA hydrolase ArfB translates to MSGRAMVRILPGLSIPGDEIVYTASRSGGPGGQHVNKVSSRITLTFDVAASRALSAEQKRRIRTKLSTRINSEGVLRVIARASRSQSVNRDAAEERFAELLRRALATRKRREKTVVPLSKRRDRLEEKRHHSQIKRERVFRDGKED, encoded by the coding sequence GTGAGCGGCAGGGCCATGGTGCGGATTCTGCCGGGGCTGTCGATTCCCGGCGACGAGATTGTATATACCGCCTCGCGCAGCGGCGGCCCGGGCGGCCAGCACGTCAACAAGGTCAGCAGCCGCATCACGCTGACCTTCGATGTCGCCGCTTCGCGCGCCCTGTCGGCCGAACAGAAGCGCCGGATACGAACGAAGCTTTCGACGCGGATCAACTCGGAGGGTGTCCTGCGGGTCATCGCCCGGGCCTCCCGCAGCCAGTCGGTGAACCGGGACGCCGCCGAGGAGCGCTTCGCGGAGCTGCTCCGGCGGGCGCTGGCCACTCGCAAGCGGCGGGAGAAGACGGTGGTCCCGCTCAGCAAGCGCCGCGACCGGCTCGAGGAGAAGCGGCACCACTCGCAGATCAAGCGTGAGCGGGTCTTTCGGGACGGAAAAGAGGATTGA
- a CDS encoding SPFH domain-containing protein produces MFIFLLIFAFIMLVALARSARIVSQYEKGLVLRLGRYRTTVGSGLTFLVPIMESMIKVDMRERVINVEPQKVITKDNVSVVVDAVIYYRISDPVKATFEVQNFGYAATTLAQTNLRNLIGDKSLDETLTARDTINANLRTVLDEATNTWGVKVTRVEVQKIDPPADITEAMSRQMKAERDKRANILEAEGVKQAQILQAEGVKQSEILRAEGDAQARITRANAEAKAIEVVSNAAEHYFKERAEVSKRLDVLNHILATQTKYIIPAGSDLVNVLGLDDKSVLPIKGGPGKASA; encoded by the coding sequence CTGTTCATCTTCCTGCTGATCTTCGCCTTCATCATGCTGGTGGCGCTGGCGCGCTCGGCGCGCATCGTCTCGCAGTACGAGAAGGGGCTGGTGCTGCGCCTGGGGCGCTACCGGACGACGGTCGGATCCGGGCTGACCTTCCTCGTGCCGATCATGGAGAGCATGATCAAGGTGGACATGCGCGAGCGGGTGATCAACGTCGAGCCGCAGAAGGTCATCACCAAGGACAACGTCTCGGTGGTCGTCGACGCGGTCATCTACTACCGCATCAGCGATCCGGTGAAGGCCACCTTCGAGGTGCAGAACTTCGGCTACGCCGCCACCACGCTGGCCCAGACGAACCTCAGAAACCTGATCGGCGACAAGTCGCTGGACGAGACCCTCACCGCCCGCGACACCATCAACGCCAACCTGCGCACCGTGCTGGACGAGGCCACCAACACCTGGGGCGTCAAGGTGACCCGCGTGGAGGTCCAGAAGATCGACCCGCCCGCCGACATCACCGAAGCGATGTCGCGGCAGATGAAGGCGGAGCGCGACAAGCGCGCCAACATCCTGGAGGCCGAAGGGGTGAAGCAGGCCCAGATTCTCCAGGCGGAGGGAGTGAAGCAGTCGGAGATCCTGAGGGCGGAAGGCGACGCCCAGGCGAGGATCACCCGGGCCAACGCCGAGGCCAAGGCAATCGAAGTGGTGTCGAATGCCGCCGAGCACTACTTCAAGGAGCGCGCCGAGGTCAGCAAGCGGCTCGATGTGCTCAACCACATCCTCGCCACCCAGACGAAATACATCATCCCGGCAGGGTCCGACCTGGTGAACGTCCTGGGTCTGGACGACAAGTCGGTCCTGCCGATCAAGGGGGGGCCGGGCAAGGCGTCGGCCTGA
- a CDS encoding NfeD family protein, whose translation MSVSWNWLLILAGAAMILIEVAAGGFAAFDLVLIGTTFVIGGAVGLMFQGLYLGLFVTGVLCALYIAVGRRWVRSHFDLKGAAVTSNTDSLIGRKGIVLARIAPHLPGRVRVNQEEWRAVLPQEEAEAVEEGAEITVIGLDGVTLTVR comes from the coding sequence ATGTCGGTCTCGTGGAACTGGCTGCTGATCCTGGCGGGCGCCGCGATGATCCTCATCGAGGTGGCGGCCGGCGGCTTCGCCGCGTTCGATCTCGTCCTGATCGGCACCACCTTCGTCATCGGGGGCGCGGTCGGCCTCATGTTCCAGGGCCTCTACCTGGGGCTGTTCGTCACCGGCGTCCTGTGCGCCCTGTACATCGCCGTCGGACGCCGCTGGGTGAGGTCGCATTTCGATCTCAAGGGCGCCGCGGTCACCAGCAATACCGACTCGCTCATCGGGCGCAAAGGAATCGTTCTCGCCCGCATCGCGCCGCACCTGCCGGGACGCGTGCGGGTGAACCAGGAGGAGTGGCGGGCGGTCCTGCCGCAGGAGGAAGCGGAGGCGGTGGAAGAAGGCGCCGAAATCACGGTCATCGGCCTGGACGGCGTGACCCTCACGGTGAGGTAG
- a CDS encoding aldo/keto reductase has translation MSPKVNRRTFLKAGLTGTAGISLGLLQARSGADAPDTTPSRPAAGSEPLRGMPRRSLGKTDHEVALFSLGGQATLEQEGAKAHDTAVAIIHRALDLGVNYCDTAPLYGPSQDYYGEVMKTRRKETFLATKTDDRTRDGSLRLLEASLKRLQTDHVDLWQMHHVGSRADLESAFGKGGALEAMVRAKEEKSARFLGITGHFDPASLLEGLRRYDFDCILMALNAADRHHLPFQDELLSTAVSRKMGIIGMKVPARGRLLQQARLSMKECVGYTWTLPVSTVIIGCDTVAQLEENVSLARAFKPLPAETMAKIESRTRDTSRECAWYKRGGSEPWG, from the coding sequence ATGTCTCCCAAAGTCAATCGTCGTACCTTCCTAAAGGCCGGGCTCACCGGCACCGCCGGCATTTCCCTGGGATTGCTGCAAGCCCGCTCCGGCGCGGACGCTCCGGACACGACGCCCTCGCGGCCTGCCGCCGGCTCCGAGCCGCTTCGCGGAATGCCGCGGCGATCGCTCGGCAAGACGGACCACGAAGTCGCGCTCTTTTCCCTGGGGGGGCAGGCGACCCTCGAGCAGGAAGGCGCCAAAGCCCACGACACCGCCGTCGCCATCATCCATCGCGCCCTCGATCTCGGGGTGAATTACTGCGATACGGCACCGCTGTACGGTCCCAGCCAGGATTACTACGGCGAAGTGATGAAGACCCGCCGCAAGGAAACCTTCCTGGCGACCAAGACCGACGACCGGACGCGCGACGGCTCCCTGCGGCTGCTGGAGGCGAGCCTCAAGCGGCTGCAGACCGATCACGTGGACCTCTGGCAGATGCACCATGTCGGCTCGCGCGCCGATTTGGAGTCGGCATTCGGCAAGGGCGGGGCGCTGGAGGCGATGGTCCGCGCCAAGGAGGAGAAGAGCGCGCGCTTCCTCGGGATCACCGGTCACTTCGATCCGGCTTCTCTCCTGGAAGGCTTGCGCCGCTACGACTTCGATTGCATCCTGATGGCGCTCAACGCCGCGGACCGTCATCACCTCCCGTTCCAGGACGAGCTTCTCTCCACCGCCGTCTCGAGGAAGATGGGGATCATCGGAATGAAGGTCCCGGCGCGCGGGCGCCTGCTCCAGCAGGCCCGTCTGAGCATGAAGGAATGCGTCGGCTACACCTGGACGCTTCCCGTCTCCACGGTGATCATCGGGTGCGACACGGTCGCCCAGCTCGAGGAGAACGTCTCCCTGGCGCGCGCCTTCAAGCCGCTGCCGGCCGAGACGATGGCGAAGATCGAATCGCGCACGCGGGACACCTCCCGCGAATGCGCCTGGTACAAACGCGGCGGCTCCGAGCCCTGGGGTTAG
- a CDS encoding DNA polymerase IV, with translation MILHLDMDAFYAAVEVREDPGLAGKPLIVGHRGRRGVVSTCSYEARKFGVRSAMPSLTAERLCPQATWLPGRMDLYVEVSRAIRRILDDFTPVVEPLSIDEAFLDLTGIAPSLERGASIARDLKQRIAREQRLTASVGVAPNKFLAKIASDLEKPDGLVVFPLSDIPRRLHPLPVERLWGVGPKTAARLHALQLTTIGDLGQESSRRLEESLGSALAHHLCALARGEDAREVHSSREAKSISQERTYAEDLRGEEAIDRALVARSEGVARELRRAGLVARTVRLKVRTGDFTTWTRSMTLRAPTDLADAILQAARHLFSRHIRLEGKGVRLLGVGASHLLSARSGQAALFPDAGSLKAHRLVAAADTLRERFGEEALRPARLVARPRGKPDKTPPEASSLPSVD, from the coding sequence GTGATTCTCCACCTCGACATGGACGCGTTCTATGCCGCGGTGGAGGTCCGCGAAGACCCGGGGCTCGCCGGAAAGCCGCTGATTGTCGGCCACCGAGGCCGGCGCGGTGTGGTCTCCACCTGCTCGTACGAGGCCCGGAAATTCGGTGTGCGCTCGGCGATGCCGTCGCTGACGGCCGAGCGCCTCTGCCCGCAGGCCACCTGGCTTCCCGGCCGCATGGATCTGTACGTCGAAGTGTCGCGCGCCATCCGCCGGATCCTCGACGACTTCACTCCGGTGGTCGAGCCGCTGTCGATCGACGAGGCCTTCCTTGATCTCACCGGCATCGCCCCGTCCCTGGAGCGCGGGGCGTCGATTGCCCGCGATCTCAAGCAAAGGATCGCGCGGGAGCAGCGCCTCACCGCATCGGTGGGCGTCGCACCGAACAAGTTCCTGGCCAAGATCGCCTCCGACCTGGAGAAGCCCGACGGTCTGGTGGTGTTCCCCCTTTCCGATATTCCGCGCCGCCTGCACCCGCTGCCGGTGGAGCGGCTCTGGGGCGTCGGGCCGAAGACGGCCGCCCGGCTGCACGCTCTTCAGCTCACGACGATCGGCGATCTCGGTCAAGAATCGTCGCGCCGCCTCGAGGAGTCGCTGGGGTCCGCGCTGGCGCACCACCTGTGCGCGCTGGCGCGCGGCGAGGACGCGCGCGAGGTGCACTCGTCGCGTGAGGCGAAATCCATTTCCCAGGAGCGCACCTACGCGGAGGACCTGCGCGGCGAGGAAGCGATCGACCGGGCGCTGGTGGCGCGATCCGAAGGAGTGGCCCGTGAGCTGCGAAGGGCCGGCTTGGTGGCGCGCACCGTCCGCCTCAAGGTGCGCACGGGGGATTTCACCACCTGGACGCGCTCGATGACGCTTCGGGCCCCGACCGATCTTGCCGACGCCATCCTGCAGGCGGCGCGCCATCTGTTCAGCCGCCACATCCGCCTCGAAGGGAAAGGGGTGCGTCTGCTCGGCGTCGGGGCTTCCCACCTGCTCTCCGCGCGCTCCGGCCAGGCGGCGCTGTTCCCCGACGCCGGCTCGCTGAAAGCGCACCGGTTGGTTGCGGCCGCCGACACTCTCCGGGAGCGCTTCGGCGAGGAGGCACTGCGCCCTGCCCGGCTGGTCGCACGCCCTCGCGGTAAGCCCGACAAGACGCCCCCCGAAGCCTCCAGCCTCCCCTCCGTCGACTGA
- a CDS encoding serine/threonine-protein kinase: MARCPTCSSEAGFGHFCPSCGASLSDSEAPTRLSSSGSSSSDPRHGRFLPGTLLGDRYRIIALLGRGGMGEVYRGDDLKLGQAVALKFLPPGIEKDAARLARFHDEVRIARQVAHPNVCRVYDVGEVDGNHFLTMEYVDGEDLASLLRRIGRLPPDKGVEIARQISAGLAAAHDAGVLHRDLKPANIMIDGRGRARITDFGLAALGEEVKGDEARSGTPAYMAPEQLEGKGVTQRSDLYALGLILYEAFTGKRPYSSTSGADLLKKQTTTSPTSPSSVVGGLDPAVERIILRCLSPDPAGRPSSALAVAAALPGGDPIAAALAAGETPSPEMVAAGGDSEGLRVKTAAMLFAGIVLGMAALVPLAARSQVLLLSRLSKSPEVLAERAREILGELGYTERPADHIVAFTIDTSYLSYLNRLRPPPQWPETLARPQPAVIQFRLRESPALLVRESKGTIGDWFLDPPPLRPGMLDVTLGSDGRLVALAATPPEKLPTGAPAGEPDWAKLLSIAGFAESSLESVEPQWVPPCFSDTRKAWKAEYPTSPPTPVRLEAAGLAGKVVGFRIFAPWDRGEEAGSEPSGSDPWIVRFARAAVFVSAIVAALVVATRNLRQGRGDWRGALRCAVYLGTLRLLWMLSAHHLPSDAEVDLLMAHLAWSTYRVCMVGVLYLALEPYARKLWPRMLVSWVRLVDGRFRDPLVGRDVLVGSLFGVLLSLAGTGVTVLAARLGLPGSLPGIDIWALESMRGFRNGIAALLGVHVSSALEMFFPLMLLLILRLLSGRTWVAITGTSIIGAVVTFQSGSPVISLVGLAIGVVIFFTALFRFGLLAMVVLGTVNRLLDQLPIGIEPGAWYGATIMLPLLAILGLAIWGLRGSVGGRRWFRDAVFEAESARS; the protein is encoded by the coding sequence ATGGCGCGCTGCCCCACCTGCTCTTCCGAAGCCGGCTTCGGGCACTTCTGCCCTTCCTGCGGCGCGTCCCTGAGCGATTCCGAGGCACCGACGCGCCTGAGCTCCTCCGGCTCGTCCTCCTCCGACCCCCGGCACGGCCGGTTCCTTCCCGGCACCCTGCTCGGCGATCGCTACCGCATCATCGCCCTGCTCGGACGCGGCGGCATGGGTGAGGTCTACCGGGGCGACGACCTGAAGCTGGGTCAGGCGGTTGCCCTCAAGTTCCTGCCTCCGGGAATCGAGAAGGACGCGGCGCGGCTGGCCCGGTTCCACGACGAGGTACGCATCGCGCGCCAGGTGGCCCATCCCAACGTCTGCCGCGTCTACGACGTGGGCGAGGTGGACGGCAACCACTTCCTGACGATGGAGTATGTCGACGGCGAGGACCTCGCCTCGCTCCTGAGGCGCATCGGCCGCCTTCCCCCGGACAAAGGGGTCGAAATCGCGCGCCAGATCAGCGCCGGCCTGGCGGCGGCGCACGACGCCGGCGTCCTGCATCGTGATCTCAAGCCCGCCAACATCATGATCGACGGCCGTGGCCGGGCCCGCATCACCGACTTCGGGCTGGCGGCGCTGGGGGAGGAGGTCAAAGGTGACGAGGCTCGCTCCGGGACACCCGCCTACATGGCGCCTGAGCAGCTGGAAGGAAAAGGGGTCACGCAGCGCAGCGATCTGTATGCGCTCGGATTGATTCTCTACGAGGCCTTCACCGGCAAGCGGCCCTACTCTTCGACCTCGGGAGCCGATCTTCTCAAGAAGCAGACCACCACCTCCCCCACGTCTCCCTCGAGCGTGGTCGGGGGGCTCGATCCGGCCGTGGAGCGGATCATTCTGCGCTGCCTGAGCCCCGACCCCGCCGGCCGGCCTTCCTCCGCGCTGGCGGTGGCGGCGGCGCTGCCGGGCGGGGATCCCATTGCCGCCGCGCTGGCCGCGGGAGAAACTCCCTCCCCTGAGATGGTCGCCGCGGGAGGTGACTCCGAAGGCCTCCGCGTGAAGACGGCGGCGATGCTCTTCGCCGGAATTGTCCTGGGGATGGCGGCACTCGTCCCACTCGCGGCCCGCAGTCAGGTTCTCCTCCTCTCCAGGCTGTCGAAATCACCCGAGGTGCTCGCCGAGAGGGCCCGGGAAATCCTCGGGGAGCTGGGATACACCGAGCGCCCCGCGGACCATATTGTCGCTTTCACCATCGATACCAGCTATCTCTCCTATTTGAACCGCCTGCGTCCTCCGCCGCAATGGCCGGAGACGCTGGCCCGGCCCCAGCCTGCGGTCATCCAGTTCCGCCTCCGGGAGAGCCCGGCGCTGCTGGTGCGCGAGAGCAAGGGGACGATCGGCGACTGGTTCCTGGATCCTCCACCCCTCCGGCCGGGGATGCTCGACGTCACGCTGGGATCCGACGGCAGGCTGGTGGCGCTCGCGGCGACGCCTCCGGAGAAGCTTCCAACCGGGGCGCCCGCCGGTGAGCCCGACTGGGCGAAGCTCCTATCGATCGCGGGATTCGCGGAAAGCAGTCTCGAGAGCGTGGAGCCGCAGTGGGTCCCGCCCTGTTTCTCCGATACCCGCAAGGCCTGGAAGGCTGAGTATCCCACCTCCCCGCCGACGCCGGTGCGCCTCGAAGCGGCGGGGCTGGCGGGAAAGGTCGTGGGGTTCCGGATTTTCGCTCCCTGGGATCGCGGCGAAGAGGCAGGCTCCGAGCCTTCGGGGTCGGATCCCTGGATCGTCCGCTTCGCGCGCGCCGCCGTCTTCGTGTCGGCGATCGTCGCCGCCCTGGTCGTCGCCACCCGCAACCTGCGCCAGGGACGGGGCGACTGGAGAGGAGCTCTGCGCTGCGCCGTCTATCTGGGAACGCTGCGCCTCCTCTGGATGCTTTCCGCACACCACCTGCCGAGCGATGCGGAGGTGGACCTGCTCATGGCGCATCTGGCCTGGTCGACCTATCGGGTCTGCATGGTTGGCGTCCTCTATCTCGCGCTGGAACCCTATGCCCGGAAGCTCTGGCCCCGCATGCTGGTTTCCTGGGTGAGGCTGGTGGACGGTCGCTTCCGCGATCCGCTGGTGGGCCGCGACGTCCTGGTCGGCAGCCTGTTCGGCGTCCTCCTCTCCCTGGCCGGCACCGGTGTGACTGTCCTGGCGGCGCGGCTGGGGCTCCCCGGGAGCCTGCCCGGAATCGACATCTGGGCCCTCGAATCGATGCGTGGCTTCCGCAACGGTATCGCCGCGTTGCTGGGAGTGCACGTCAGCTCGGCGCTGGAGATGTTCTTCCCCTTGATGCTCCTCCTCATCCTGCGGCTGCTTTCAGGACGCACCTGGGTGGCCATCACGGGAACTTCGATCATCGGCGCCGTGGTGACCTTTCAGTCGGGAAGTCCCGTCATTTCGCTTGTCGGCCTGGCCATTGGCGTGGTCATCTTCTTCACGGCGCTGTTCCGCTTCGGGCTGCTTGCGATGGTCGTGCTGGGAACGGTCAATCGGCTCCTCGACCAGCTTCCGATCGGGATCGAGCCCGGCGCCTGGTATGGAGCGACGATCATGCTGCCGCTGCTGGCCATTCTGGGGCTCGCGATCTGGGGACTGAGGGGATCGGTGGGCGGGAGACGCTGGTTCCGGGATGCGGTGTTCGAGGCGGAATCGGCCCGTTCTTAG
- a CDS encoding AAA family ATPase codes for MPVRDPLQDLHLLIRSRYCIIVLETDEQDRAESLLRKLAARLRVPFFSWTPTKGLRRDGESGAIYGTADPGQALAHIESARLPALYHFLSLGGFLEDKVLAARLKDAAEPFTRSTGALILTGTALELPEAVKPISATLRLPSPELSEYRDLLHRVLKDLSARMPIQVAMKAEDFTRLLNNLKGLTLQEAERILSRAVLEDGVLSPEDIAGVIAAKKAVVEREGVLEYFPAEEGMGDIADLAGLKSWLAERRAILTDPARAAGFGLAFPKGVLLLGVPGCGKSLCAKAVAREWNLPLLKLDPVALYDKYVGESEKNFRKAMAMAEKMAPAVLWIDELEKAFSAAGEAEDGGLSKRIFGTFLSWLQDRKGDVFVVATANDVSILPPEFLRKGRFDEIFFVDLPDAQARAALFAIHLKKRGKDPTAFDLPRLVEATEGFGGSEVEQAIVAALYTAFSGGRPLTTETILQEITRTRPLIQTMGEKIQALRNWARERTRSAH; via the coding sequence ATGCCGGTGCGCGACCCCCTCCAAGACCTCCACCTGCTGATCCGATCGCGCTACTGCATCATCGTCCTGGAAACCGACGAGCAGGATCGGGCCGAATCCCTGCTGCGCAAGCTCGCGGCGCGCCTGCGGGTGCCGTTCTTCTCCTGGACGCCCACCAAGGGGCTGCGGCGCGACGGCGAGAGCGGCGCGATTTACGGCACCGCCGATCCGGGGCAGGCGCTGGCGCACATCGAGAGCGCGCGGCTCCCCGCGCTCTACCACTTCCTCTCTCTGGGCGGCTTCCTGGAAGACAAGGTCCTCGCCGCCCGCCTGAAGGACGCCGCCGAGCCGTTCACCCGTTCCACCGGAGCGCTGATCCTGACCGGCACCGCGCTCGAGCTTCCCGAGGCGGTGAAGCCGATCTCCGCCACTCTGCGTTTGCCCTCCCCGGAGCTGTCGGAGTACCGCGACCTGCTGCATCGGGTGCTGAAGGATCTCTCTGCGCGGATGCCGATCCAGGTGGCGATGAAGGCGGAGGATTTCACCCGCCTGCTCAACAACCTGAAAGGGCTGACGCTGCAGGAGGCGGAGCGCATCCTCAGCCGCGCCGTCCTGGAGGACGGCGTTCTTTCACCCGAGGACATCGCGGGAGTGATCGCGGCGAAGAAGGCGGTGGTGGAGCGGGAAGGAGTGCTCGAGTACTTCCCGGCCGAGGAAGGGATGGGAGATATCGCCGACCTGGCGGGATTGAAATCATGGCTGGCGGAGCGCCGCGCCATTCTCACCGACCCGGCGCGCGCCGCCGGCTTCGGTCTGGCCTTCCCGAAGGGAGTGCTCCTCCTTGGAGTTCCCGGGTGCGGCAAGAGCCTGTGCGCCAAGGCGGTGGCGCGCGAGTGGAATCTGCCGCTGCTCAAGCTCGATCCGGTCGCTTTGTACGACAAGTATGTCGGAGAGAGCGAGAAGAATTTCCGCAAGGCAATGGCCATGGCGGAGAAGATGGCTCCGGCCGTGCTCTGGATCGACGAGTTGGAGAAGGCCTTCTCCGCCGCCGGCGAGGCCGAGGATGGCGGGCTCTCCAAGCGCATCTTCGGCACGTTCCTTTCCTGGCTGCAGGACCGCAAGGGAGACGTCTTCGTGGTCGCCACCGCCAACGACGTCTCGATCCTCCCTCCCGAGTTCCTGCGCAAGGGGCGCTTCGACGAAATCTTCTTCGTGGACCTTCCCGACGCCCAGGCGCGCGCTGCGCTGTTCGCGATCCATCTGAAGAAGCGGGGCAAGGACCCAACCGCCTTCGATTTGCCCCGCCTGGTCGAGGCGACGGAAGGCTTCGGCGGCTCCGAGGTGGAGCAGGCAATCGTGGCCGCGCTGTACACCGCCTTCTCGGGCGGCCGCCCTCTCACCACGGAGACGATTCTCCAGGAGATCACCCGCACCCGGCCGCTGATCCAGACGATGGGAGAGAAGATCCAGGCCCTCAGGAATTGGGCCCGGGAGCGCACCCGCAGCGCCCATTGA
- a CDS encoding ABC transporter ATP-binding protein: MEAALETRGLTRTFGELRAVDGIDLEVPRGTLYGFLGPNGAGKSTTIKCLTGLLRPSAGTMRILGLDPVKEPVAVKRRVGVVPEDLALFDRLTGAETLTFVGKVHGLPQATLASRSAELLDLMDLKGAAGVLVADYSHGMRKKIALAAALLPGPHLLFLDEPFEGIDAVASRQIKDLLHAFVGRGGTVFLTSHILEIVERLCTHVGVIAKGKLAAQGPLEALRSGGGGRTLEEVFLDLVGASEERGSDLAWLSG; the protein is encoded by the coding sequence TTGGAAGCGGCGCTGGAGACGCGGGGACTCACCAGGACGTTCGGCGAGCTGCGCGCCGTCGACGGCATCGATCTGGAGGTGCCGCGCGGCACCCTGTACGGTTTTTTGGGCCCCAACGGCGCCGGCAAGTCGACGACCATCAAGTGCCTCACCGGGCTGCTGCGGCCGAGCGCGGGAACAATGCGGATCCTGGGGCTCGATCCGGTGAAGGAGCCCGTCGCCGTGAAGCGCCGCGTGGGCGTGGTCCCGGAAGATCTGGCGCTGTTCGACCGTCTCACCGGCGCGGAGACGCTGACGTTCGTCGGCAAGGTGCACGGTCTGCCGCAGGCGACGCTGGCGTCGCGCAGCGCCGAGCTGCTCGATCTGATGGACCTGAAGGGCGCCGCGGGAGTCCTGGTGGCCGACTATTCGCACGGCATGCGCAAGAAAATCGCGCTGGCCGCAGCGCTGCTGCCGGGCCCGCACCTTCTCTTCCTGGACGAGCCTTTCGAAGGGATCGACGCCGTCGCCTCGCGGCAGATCAAGGATCTCCTGCACGCGTTCGTCGGGCGCGGCGGCACCGTCTTCCTCACCTCCCACATCCTGGAGATCGTCGAGCGCCTCTGCACGCACGTCGGCGTCATCGCCAAGGGAAAGCTGGCGGCGCAGGGGCCGCTGGAAGCGCTGCGGTCGGGCGGCGGCGGCCGGACGCTGGAGGAGGTCTTCCTGGACCTGGTGGGGGCCTCCGAGGAGCGCGGCTCCGACCTCGCATGGCTGTCGGGATGA